One Cytophagia bacterium CHB2 genomic window carries:
- a CDS encoding NAD-dependent epimerase/dehydratase family protein, translating into MITQTDTTSAVEKNSRVVLLTGASGYVGGRLLRALEAKGCHLRCLARRPEFVARRVGPNTQVIKGDVLDAPSLHAAMTEVDAAYYLVHSMGSNGAFEEEDRKAAANFAQAAAAAGVKRIIYLGGLGRGDTLSPHLASRQEVGRVLRSTGVPVIELRASIIIGSGSLSFEMIRSLVEKLPIMITPRWTRSLAQPIAIEDVIAYLVAALEVAPDGIFEIGGAEPVSYLDLMKEYGRQRGLKRLIIPVPVLTPRLSSLWLGLVTPLYARVGRKLIDSVRNETLANDARARKIFALEPRGF; encoded by the coding sequence ATGATCACTCAAACCGATACGACGTCTGCTGTGGAAAAAAACTCGCGCGTGGTGTTGCTCACCGGCGCAAGCGGGTACGTGGGCGGGCGCTTGTTGCGCGCGCTCGAAGCAAAAGGCTGCCATCTGCGCTGTCTGGCGCGCCGTCCGGAATTCGTCGCGCGCCGCGTCGGGCCGAACACGCAAGTGATCAAAGGTGATGTGCTGGATGCCCCTTCCTTGCATGCCGCCATGACGGAGGTTGACGCGGCATACTATCTCGTGCACTCGATGGGCTCAAACGGCGCTTTTGAGGAGGAAGATCGTAAAGCTGCTGCGAATTTTGCGCAAGCGGCGGCTGCCGCCGGTGTGAAACGCATCATTTATCTCGGCGGCCTTGGCCGGGGCGATACGCTTTCGCCGCATCTCGCCAGCCGGCAAGAGGTTGGGCGCGTGCTCCGCAGCACCGGCGTTCCGGTGATTGAATTGCGCGCGTCCATCATCATCGGCTCCGGCAGCCTTTCCTTTGAAATGATTCGCAGCCTGGTGGAGAAATTGCCGATCATGATCACGCCGCGCTGGACGCGCTCGCTGGCGCAGCCGATTGCCATTGAAGACGTAATTGCGTACCTCGTCGCGGCGCTGGAGGTTGCGCCCGACGGCATTTTTGAAATCGGCGGCGCTGAGCCGGTTTCTTATCTGGATCTCATGAAAGAATATGGCCGCCAACGCGGCCTCAAGCGCCTCATCATTCCGGTGCCGGTGCTCACGCCGCGCCTTTCGAGTTTATGGCTGGGATTGGTAACGCCGTTGTATGCGCGCGTCGGACGCAAGCTCATCGACAGCGTGCGTAATGAAACACTGGCAAACGATGCGCGCGCCCGCAAAATCTTTGCCCTTGAACCGCGCGGCTTT